TTCACCGCGCTGGACGCGGCGGTCATCGGGTTCTGGGCGGTGACCGGGGCGCAGAAGACGCTGGCCACCGGCCTGGGCTGGTTGCCGGCGATCCTGCTGGGCACCACCACCGCGGTCGGCGGCGGGGCCCTGCGTGACGTCCTGCTGCGCCGGGTGCCGGCCGTGTTCGGCGGCAACGCCCTATATGGGACGGTGGCCGCCGCAGTGGCGGCGACCATGGTGGTCTGCAACTACCTGGGCGCGCCGCTGGTGGGGCTCGTTGCGGGGATCGTCGGGGCGCTGCTCTTCCGGGTCGCGGCGGTCAAGTTCGGCTGGAACCTGCCCAACGGCCTGGAGTGGCAACCGCACTCGCGGCTCGCCAGCGCGTGGCGCAGCCGGCGCCGGCGCCGCAACGCGCGCGCGGGCCGGTAACGCGGCTACAGGCCGAGCGCCGCCAGCGTGGCGGTGACCTCGCGCAGCGTGTCCCCGTCGAGTTCACGCAGTGGACGGGGCAGGACCCGGTTCCCGGTGAGGCCGGCACGGGTGGCCGCGGCGGCGAGGACGCGGATGGTGCCGTAGCGGGCGAACACGTCCCACAGCGGCTGCAGCCGCTCCGACTCGCCCGGGTCCCGCATGATCGCCTGCGCGATGTGCGGGAACAGCCCGGCGACCGCGGAGTACCAGGCGTCGCAGCCCGCGGCCAGCCCGGTGGCGGCCAGTGCGTCACCGCTGACGCCGATGGTCACGGTGTCCGGGATCAGCGCCCGCAACCGGTCGATGCGGGCCGTCGCCTCAGCCGGGTCTGCGGGCACACCGGGGATCTTGATGGACGCCACGCCCGGCAGGCAGGCGATCCGGCCGTGCAGCTCGTCGCTGAAGCGGAAGTGGGTGGTGCGCGGGTTGTCGTACACGCACAGCGGCACCGACAGTTCGCGCGTGACCTCCTCGTAGAGTGCGTACACCTCGTCGTCGTCGAGGACCTGGTAGCTCAGCGGTGCGAGCAGGACCGCGGCGACACCCGCGTTCTGGGCGTCCTCGGCCAGCGCGAGCACGTCCCGCGTGGCCAGCGCCCCGATGCCCGCCAGGACCGGGGTGCCGGCGGCCGCGTCGACGGCGATCTTCGCCGCCTCGGCCCGTTGCTGCCGCGTGAGGTACGGGGAGGCGCCGGTGGAGCCGAGGGCGCCGATCGAATCCACGCCGGCGTCCGCGAGCCGCGCGACGAGCCGCTCGTAGGCGGCCGTGTCGAGACTGTCGCCGGTGACCGGGGTGAGGGGGAAGGCGGACAGGCCGGTGAACATGGGCGTCCTCTCACAGGCGGATGGCGGTCCACCCCGGCGGGCGAGGCGGGTGCCGGTCAGGCATCGCGTCCCACCCTAGCCACTGCAGCGGTGGGAGATCGGGTTTGCCACGTGCGTCAGCGCAGGCGGGCACGCGCGTGGTTGAGGAAGACCCGCGCCGCGGGGCTGACCGGGCCGTCGGCACGCCACAGCAGCGCCAGGCTGCCCCGCAGCGGCGGATCGGTGATCGCGACGGCGTGCAGGTCGGACCGCCCGGCGGGCACGGATGCCGGCAGGATCGCCACACCCAGCCCGCGGGCGGCGAGGTCGCCGAGGACGGTGGGGTGGCCGGCCTCGAACCCGATCCGCGGCGCGAAGCCACGCGCCGCGCACGCTTCGTCCAGGCGGGCCCGCAGCCCGGTGCCGGGTGGCAGGCTGACCAGCCGGCGGTCGCGCAGCGCCTCGAGCGGAACGCTGTCGCGCCCCGCCCACTCGTCGTCCTGGCCGACCGCCGCAACGATCGCCTCGTCGGTGAGGACCAGCACGTTCAGGCCGGGTGGCTGCTCGCCGGTGGCCAGGCTGGCGATGGCGGCGTCGAGCCGGCCGCCGCGGACGTCGCCGGTCAGCTGCTCGGAGCGGGCCTCGACGAGCGTGATCTCCACGCCCGGGTAGGCGTCGTGGAACGCCGCGAGCAGGCCGGGCACGTCGAAGCTGTGCGAGGTGACCATGCCGAACGCGATCCGCCCCCGGACCAGGCCGCGGAACTCGTCGGCCACGAGCCGGGCCCCGGCGACCGCGGCCAGCGCGGCGCGGGCGTAGGGCAGGACGGCGGCACCGACCTCGGTCAGCCGCACGGTGCGCCCGGACCGGTCCAGCAGCTCATGGCCGAGCTCCCGTTCCAGCCGGCGGACCTGCGCCGACACCCCCGGCTGGGCCACGTGCACGCGTTCGGCGGCACGCGTGAAGTTGCCTTCCTCGGCGACGGTCACGAAGTACTCGAGCTGCCGCAGTTCCATAACCGCTGATTCTAGCGGCGAGACCGAGCAGCTCTTGGACTTCTCGTTCGAGCTGGGCGAACCTGGACGTGCTGGAAAGGAGAGCAACCATGATCGAGAAGGCCACCAAGCCGGAAGACCTCGCCGTGATGTTCGTCGAGCGCGCCAACGCCCGCGACGCCGAGGCGCTGTCGGAGCTCTACGCCGAGGACGCCGTGCTGGCGTTCCCGCCCGGTTCGCAGACCGTGGGCCGGGACGCGATCCGGAAGGTGCTCGAGCAGATGCTGGAGCAGGCGGGCGAGTTCGTCGCCGAGGAACCGATGCCCACCGTCTACCACGGCGACCTCGCCCTGACTTCCACCCGTCCCGCGGACGGCACGGGTGGCCGGGTGCAGGTGGCGCGACGGCAACCGGACGGCACCTGGCTGCGGATCATCGACCGCCCGGAGATCCGCAGCCCGCGGTGACGCCTGCGGGCGGTGCACTAGGGTCTCGATGTCCGGCACGCCGAGGAGAGGAGGTGGGTCCCGTTTCCGCCGTCGTCATCCGGGTGCTCGCCTCCGATTGCCGGTGAGGTCCGAGCGCCCGTTCTCCCCGTGAAAGGCGCTCCATGTCCACCGACACCGAAACCATCCTCGCCGGCCGGCTGCGGGCCGCCGGTTGCGTCTTCGCCGAAGACGAGGCCCGCCTCCTGCTGGCCGCCGCGCGCACGCCCGCCGAGCTCGAGGCCCTCACCGCCCGGCGGATCGACGGCGAACCCCTCGAGCAGGTCCTGGGCTGGGCTGCGTTCCGCGGTCTGCGGGTGCACGTCGAGCCCGGCGTGTTCGTGCCCCGGCGGCGCACCGAACTGCTCGTCGAGCAGGCGGCCCGGCTCGCCCCGGCCCGGGCGGTCGCCGTCGATCTGTGCTGCGGCTCCGGGGCGGTCGGCGCGGCGCTGGCCGCGGAAGCCGACCTCGCCGAGCTGCACGCCGCCGACCTCGACCCGGCGGCCGTGCGCTGCGCCCGCCACAACATCCCCGGCGAGGTCCACGAAGGCGACCTCTTCGACGCGTTGCCCGCGGAGCTGCGCGGCCGGGTGGACATCCTGGTCGCCAACGCCCCGTACGTGCCCAGCGACGCGGTCGGGCTGATGCCGCCGGAAGCCCGGCTGCACGAACCCCGGCTGGCGCTGGACGGCGGGGCCGACGGGCTCGACCTCGCGCGGCGGGTGATGGCCGGTGCGCCCGGCTGGCTCGCCCCGGGCGGGTGGGTGCTCGTCGAGACCAGCGAGCGCCAGGCGCCGGCGCTGCTGCGCGCCGCCAGTGGCGCGGGGCTCGCCGCGCAGGTCGTGAGCTCGGCGGAGCTGGACGCGACGGCCGTCGTGGGCCGCCTGGTCACTCGGGCTGACCGAGCGGGGTGAGGGTGACGGCGGTGCGGACGCCGCACAGGACGGGGTCGAGGTTGGCGACCGTGGCGGCGACGGCCGCGTCGGGATCCCGCCGTTCCAGCGCGTCCAGGAGGTCGGCGTGGGCGGGGGAGGAGTCCGGCAGGTGGGTTTCGTGACGCACCAGGTCGGTGAGGATTTCCCGCAGTACCGGCTCCGCGGCGGTGAACAGGGTCAGCAGCAGGGCGTTGCCGGACAGCTCGACGACCGCGCGGTGGAAGGCGAGGTCGGCGTCGACGAACACCGCCGGGTCGCTGTCCCGCTCGTCCTGACGTTTCCGCAGGTCCTCCCGCAGGCGCGCGACGTCCTCGGGCCGCACCCGCTGGGCGGCGAGCCGGGCGGCCTCCACCTCCAGCGCGCGGCGCACCTCGTAGACCTCGAGCAGGCGGGCGCGGCGCACCAGCTGCCGCACATCACGGGTGGCGGGCGGCTCCCCGGTGGCGACGAAGGTGCCGGAGCCGTGGCGGACGTCCAGCAGGCCGTCCTGAACCAGCAACCGGACCGCCTCGCGCACCGACGACCGTCCCACGCCGAACTCGGCCGCCAGCCGCACCTCGTTGGGCAGCCGGTCACCGGGCCGCCAGTCGCCGCGGCGCAGGCGCTGCCGCAGCAGGCCCGCCACCTGGGGCACTACCGGTCCACGCCGCAGCTCCGTCACGGCCGCACCGTAGCACCGCAGACGTCCGAGGACCGCCGGTCACAGGGCCTGGAGGTAGCGGTTCGTCATCACACCCTCGGCGAGGTGTGCCACCGGCCCGGCCAGCCGGGTCAGCAGCGACGCCGGCCGCGAGAAGGCGGTGATCCGGAAGGTCACGGTCCCGGCAAGACCGAGCTCCACCACGAAGGCTTCCTCGCCCGATTCGGGGTGCCCCGGCAGCGTCCCGTACCCGAATCCGCGCCGCCGGTCCTCGTCCAGCACGTAGACGACGCGGACCGGCGCGGTCATGCGCAGCGGGCGGGGTCCCAGCCGCAGGTGCGCGACCGCGCCCTCGGTGACGGTGTCGGCCGCGGTGTCCACCCGCAGCCCGGCGCGCTTCTGCACCTCCCAGTGCAGCAACGCGGCTGCCGCCTCCTCGAACCGGTCCCGCCCCTGGCCGAGCACGCGGTGCCGCCGCAGGTGGCGGTAGCCCGCCGGCAGTGCGCCGCGGGTACCGCCCACCTCGGCGTAGGTGAACTCCGGAGGCATCACCCGACGATAACCCCTACCCCTCCGGGTAGAAGAGGAACAGCGTGCAGCCGCTGCTCGTCGCGGGGACGTGCCAGGTGCCGGCGGGGGCGTGCAGGAACGTGCCGGCGGGGTAGTCGCGGGCGCCGTCGTTGAACACGCCCGACACCACGTAGACCTCCTCCGGGCCGGGTTCGTGGACGTCGCGGCGCGGCCAGGACGAGCCCGCGTCCATCTCCAGGATGTTGGCGTGCGCACCGTTCACGCCCTTCCACAGTGGACGCAGCCGGATCCCGGGGAACACGTCGACGACGGGTGCTTCACTGACGGAGACGGAGGTGTAGCCCTCCTGGTCGAGGATTTCGGGATGCATACCCACACTGTGGCGTGGCAGGTCCGGCCGTCCCAGCGCCAGGAACGACACGATGGGGTACTTTCTTGCCATGCATCGCGTGGTGGCCCTGGTGCGCCCCGTCCAGTCGACGTTCGAGCTCGGCTGCGCCTCCGAGGTCTTCGGGCTGGTGCGGCGCGGCATCCCGCAGCACTACCAGTTCGACGTCTGCACCGAGCACCCCGGCCCGGTGGCCACCACCGCCGGCTACGCGATGCACGTGTCCCGCGGGCTGTCCGCGCTCGAGGACGCCGACACCGTCATCATCCCCGGCTGGTCCCCGGTGGAGGCACCGCTGTCCGGGCGAGTGCGCCGCGCGCTGCTGCGCGCACACGCCCGCGGGGCGCGGCTCGTCACGATCTGCGCCGGCGTGTTCGCCCTCGCGCGCACCGGGCTGCTCAACGGCCGCTCCGCCACCACCCACTGGGAGCGCGCCGACCAGCTGCAGCGGGAGTTCCCGCAGATCAAGGTCGAGCTGGACGTGCTCTACGTCGACCACGGCGACGTCGCCACCAGCGCCGGTGCCGGGGCGGGCGTCGACCTGTGCCTGCACCTCGTCCGCAAGGACCACGGCGCCGAGTACGCGGCCCTGATCGCGCGCCACATGGTCATGCCGCCGCACCGCGACGGCGGCCAGGCGCAGTTCGTGCCGCCCGCCCCGCCGGAGGACGACCTCGACGGGCTGCTGGAGTGGGCCGGCGAGCGCCTCGGCACGCCGTTGTCGGTCGCGGATCTGGCCGCGCACCTCAACGTCTCGCCACGCACGCTGGCCCGGCGCTTCGCCGAACAACTCGGCACCAGCCCCGGCGCCTGGCTGCTGTCGCGCCGGGTGGCCGAAGCCCGCGGCTTGCTGGAGGAGACCGAGCTGCCGGTGGAGGCCATCGCGGCCCGCGTCGGCCTCGTCTCCGCGGTCAACCTGCGCCGCCGCTTCCGCGCCCACGTCGGCACCACCCCTGGCGCCTACCGGCGGGCGTTCCGGGTCGCGTTCCGCGCGGCGTCCTGACGTTCCAGGAGTGGGACCGGAATACGCCAGAAGCGGTCCGCGGACTTCAGCAGTTGCTGGTCAGCCGCGTCGACGTGGGCCGGACAGCGTCTCGGTGGCCTCGTGCACGGCGGCGGGGCCAGGTTTGACGTAGCGCCGGACTGACCGCACGGACCTGTGCCCGCTTTCGTCATGACGACGTTGGCGGAGACGTTGGCCTCGCCGAGATGCGTGGCCGAGGAGGGCCGGAGCTGGTGTAGTCGGAGCCCGTCGGCGTCGTGGGCGAGCAGGATGCGGCCCGGGCGCGGCCGGTCTCCGGGCAGATGTCCTTGGGGTCGGTGGTGGTCAGGCGGTGCGGGCCGGTGCTCCGACAGGAACCGTAGGTCGGCGCCATAACGACCCGGTACTCGAGTCCCGGGTCGTTATGGCGTTGTTGACGGGCCGGTGAGTTCTGCTTGGTTGTCGGCTGCCCACTGCGCGAGCTGCGCCAGGGGCCCGTTCGCGAAAGACTCGCCGAGCGGGGTGAGCTGGTAGATCGCTCCGGTCTGCGGTGCCGGTCGCTCTGTATTGCGGGCTTTGGTGACGAGCCCGCACGCTTCGAGGCGTTGGAGCGCCTGTGTGAGGACCTTGTCGCTGACCCCTGCGACGCGGATGAGTAGCTCGTTACGTCGCGTTGGCCCCATGCGGAGGGCCGACAGGATGACCGAGTCCCAAGCGTGCCTGATGAGCTCAATCGCCGTGCGCACATGGCAGTCGGAAACGAAGGTTTGGCAGGACCCATCGATCACGAGCCGAGTCTCGCACACGTCGCCTACCAAACGGTAGGAACCTGGCTCGTAGCGTTCCCAAGGACACCTACCCGAAGGAGATCGTTGTGAACGTGGGCATCTTGGGCACCGGGAACCTGGCCGTGACGCTTGGCCGCGCGTGGGCGCTGGCCGGCCATTCGCTGTTGGTCACCGGGCGCAACCCGCTGCACGCCAGTGAGGCCGCCGCCCAGATGGGCGATGCGGCAAGTGCCGTCGACCCCGTCGACTTCGCGGGCAGGGCCGACGTGGTCGTAGCCGCGATCGCCTGGGAAGGGCTCGAGGGGGCCGTTTCTCTCGTCGGAGGTGCCCAGGGGTCCTTGGCCGGCAAGACCGTGATCGACTGCACCAATGCGGTGGACTATGCGACCGGTGAACTGAAGCCTGCGTCCGGCTCGGCGGCTGACCTCGTGGCTCGCTCGGCGCCCGGAGCGTCCGTGGTCAAGGCGCTCCACCTGTTCGCCGGAGCTTCCTGGCCCTACGTGGGACCGAAGGAGACGGCGCCGGTCGTGGCGATCTGCGGTGACGCGCAAAGTGCCCTTGATCTCGCCGCGGCGCTGATCGGGGACCTCGGCGGGCAGACCGCCGTGGTCGGAGGGCTCGCCAGCGCCCGGCAACTGGAGGAAGCCGCAGGATTCGTCATGCGGGTCGTGGCGGCGGGCCACAACCCGAGGCTCGCTGTGCCCGACGTGGACCCGGCGTCGCTCAGCGCAGCAGGCACCACGAGCAACTGAGCCACCAGGACCGTGCGGAGAGGGCCTTGATCCGACGTCATGGCCCTCTCCTCGCCGCTTATCTGGAAAGACTCACCGCAACGCTCCTCCGCGGGGTTGAGGGCCGATCCTTTCCGGCCCGTCTACATCCGCTCGTCGCGGGGGAGATGCGTGCTGTGCGCGTCGAACGCGCGCTGCCGCTCCCAGTCGCTCAGCAGGAACAGGAACGGACGGCCCGCGCACCGCGGGCACACCGTCGCGCACGCCACGTCGTAGCCGTCCGTCCGGGAGAACACCGACGTGACCACGCGCAGATCATCGGCGGCGCCGCAGCCCTCGCACTGCGTGCCGAGCGGGCAGTCCCGGTGCCCGGCCAGGCTCTCCCGCGGCGCGTCGAAGGCGAGGTTGTCCAGGTCGTCGGCGTCCTGCCACACCGGACGGTGCTCGCGGAGGCGCCGCAGGCGGCTGCGGAGCTTGGTCACCATCGCGCTCGTCCCTTCCCGCCGTCGTCACGTCCGGTCCCATGGTCGACCGGCCGGCGACCGACGGCGGGCACAACACCCGGCCGTGCCGGCGAAACGACCTGACCGGGTGACCGCGGGACCAAATGCTCTGGCCCGGCTCAGGGCCCGTGGCTAGCGTCGGTTGTTCCCTCATCGGCCAACCGCAGGAGGCGGGAATGAGTGGCAAGATCGTGCACTTCGAGATCCCGTTCGACGACGGCGAGCGCGCTCGTGGCTTCTACCGCGAGGCGTTCGGGTGGAACGTGATGGTGATGCCCGAGATGGACTACACCATCGTCACCACGGGCCCCACCTCGGAGCAGGGCATGCCCGCCGAACCCGGGTTCATCAACGGCGGCATGTTCACCCGCGCCGAGTCCGCCCCGAAGAACCCGGTGCTCACGATCGACGTACCCGGCATCGACGCCGCACTGGAAAAGATCGAACGGCTCGGCGGGTCGAAGCTGGTGGGGCGCACCGAAATCCCGGACATGGGCTACTACGCGTACTTCACCGACAGCGAGGGCAACGTCCTGGGCCTGTGGGAGAACAAGCCGCAGAGCTAGCCGCGCGCGTTGAGCCGGGCCGCCTGCCGCACGAGGTGGTCGCGCTCGGCCAGCGTCGGCGCCTGCCGCGCGGCCTCGGCGTAGAGCACGGCCGCCCGGCTCAGGTCGCCGTCCCGTTCGTGCAGGTACGCGGCCACCGCCGGGTACCGCGGCAGGCCCGGGTCGAGCTGGGCGAGCTCGGCGAGCCCGGCCCGTGCGCCGTCGGCCTCGCCGACCGCCACCGCACGGTTGAGCCGGACGACCGGGCTGCCGGTCAGCCGCACCAGCTCGTCGTACCACTCGACGATCTGCACCCAGTCGGTCTCGGCCGCGGTCGGCGCGTCGGCGTGCAGGGCCGCGATCGCGGCCTGCGCCTGGAACTCGCCCAGCTGGTCCCGGGCGAGCGCCGCCTGCAGGATCTCGACACCCTCGGCGATCAGGCGCGTGTCCCAGCGGGCGCGGTCCTGCTCGGCCAGTGGCACCAGGCTCCCGTCGGCCGCGGTCCGGCTCGCCCGCCGCGCGTGGTGGAGCAACATCAGCGCGAGCAACCCCGCCACCTCCGGGTGGTCGATCACGGCCGCCAGCTGCCGCGTCAGCCGGATCGCCTCGGCCGCGAGGTCGACGTCGCCGGAATAGCCCTCGTTGAACACCAGGTACAGCACCCGCAGCACGGTCGCCACATCACCCGGCTGGTCGAACCGCACCCGGGACACGGTCCGCTTGGCGCGGCTGATGCGCTGCGCCATCGTCGCCTCGGGCACCAGGTACGCCTGCGCGATCTGACGGGTGGTGAGCCCGCCGACGGCCCGCAGCGTGAGCGCGACCGCGGACGACGGCGTCAGCGACGGGTGCGCGCACAGGAAGTACAGGTGCAGGGTGTCGTCCACCGCGACAGCATCGGGCACCGGCTCGTCGGCGACGGCCTCCTCCCGCCGCCGTCGCGCGGCCTCCGCCCGGGTGGCGTCCAGGAACTTCCGCCACGCGACGGTGACCAGCCACCCTTTCGGGTCACGCGGCGGGTCGGCCGGCCACACCCGCAGCGCCTCCACCAGGGCGTCCTGCACGGCGTCCTCGGCCGCCGCGAACTCGGCTCCCCGGCGGACGAGGATCCCGAGCACTCCGGGCGTGAGGCTGCGGAGCAGCGTCTCGTCCATCAGCGTGGTCATTCGCCGACGGTGGGCGGCTCGGTCAGGAGGGGCCGCAGTTCGAGCCATTCGTGGATCGGCTTGCCGTCCGCGCCCGGTGCCGCGGACAGCTCGCCGGCCAGTTCGAGGGCGCGGTCGTAGCTGTCGACGTCGATCACCATCCAGCCCGCGATGAGGTCCTTGGTCTCGGCGAACGGGCCGTCGGTGACCGGCGGGCGGCCCTCGCCGTCGTAGCGGACCCAGGTGCCCTCCGGTGCCAGCGCCAGCTCGCCGGCGAACTCGCCGGTCGCCTCCAGACGGTTGGCGAAGTCGCGCATGTACTGCACGTGCGCCGAGAACTCGTCCCGGGTCCACTGGTCCATCGGCACGTTGTTGACCGGAGCCGGCGCGCCGCGGTAGTGCTTGAGCAACAGGTACTTGGCCATCGTGATCTCCGTGTTCTCCTCGATGCGGCCCGGCCCGGGGGTGGGCCGGTGTCACCGCGGGGACGGAGCCGGCGGCACGTTCTCGACATCCGCCGGGAGTGGTCCGGATGTTACCTGGGGCGGCACCGCGGGACGGGTGTCCGGATTTGAAAGAACCCGGTCATTGCCGCCATCGGCTCCGGCAGTCACGATGGATGCATGAGCCTCACCCGCCGCATCGTGATCGCGGTCTTCCCCGACGTCGACCTCCTCGACGTCACCGGCCCGGCCGAGGTGTTCGCGCTGGCCAACCGGGAGACCGGGGGCGCCGCGGGCTACCGCGTCCAGCTCGCCGGCCCGGTGGCCGGACCGGTCACCACCTCGGCCGGGGTGCGGCTGGTGACCGACCTCGCCTTCGCCGACGTCGACGGCGCGGTCGACACGCTCATCGTGCCGGGCGCGGTGGACCCGCACCCGGACGGGCCGGTCGCCCGGATCGACCAGGATGTGGTGACCTGGGTGAAGGCCGCCGCCCCACTGGCCCGCCGGGTCGCCTCGGTGTGCGTGGGCGCGCACCTGCTGGCCGCGGCCGGGCTGCTGGACGGCCGCACCGCGACCACCCACTGGTCCACGGCGGCGCAACTGGCCGCCGACCACCCGTCCGTGCGCGTCGACCCCGATCCGATCTTCGTCCGGTCCGGCAACGTGTGGACCGGCGCCGGGATCAGCGCCTGCATGGATCTCGCACTGGCGCTGGTGACCGAGGACCTGGGGGAGGAGGTCGCCCTGGCCGTGGCCCGCCAGCTGGTCGTCTACCTCAAACGGCAGGGCGGGCAGAGCCAGTTCTCGGTCCCGCTCAGCCGGCCGCCGTCGACGCGGCGGGACATCGACGAGCTGCGGATGTTCATCGCTGACCACCTGGACGACGACCTGTCCAGCGCAGCGCTCGCTGCCCGCATGTGCCTGAGCGAGCGGCACTTCGCCCGCGTGTTCCGGCGCGAGACCGGCACCACCCCGGCCGCCTACGTCGAAGCGGCACGGGTGGAGGCGGCCCGCCGCCTGCTGGAGAGCACCGACGAGCCGCTGGACCAGATCGCCGCGGCCTGCGGGCTCGGCTCGGTGGAAACCCTGCACCGGGCGCTGCGCAAGCAGATCGGCACCACCCCGGCGGCCTACCGCCGCCGCTTCCGCACCACAGCCTGAACACACCTGGTGTTCACCCCAGGGCGCGGCACCCGCCGCGTCCGTGCTGTCCCGTTTTCCCGCAACCGAACAGGAGTTCCGTCATGCCCGTTTCCGCCACCCTGCGCGAGGTTTCCGGCCTCGGCACCGAGCTGCCGCGCCTCGCCGACGCCACGCTCATCATGATCGACTACCAGAACACCTACCGCACGGGTGTGATGACCCTCGAGGGAGCCGAACCCGCCGTCGCCGCCGGTGCCCGGCTGCTCGCCGCCGCCCGCGCCGTCGGCACACCGGTCGTCCACATCGTCAACGACGGCGGCCCCGGCACCCCGTACGACATCCGGGCCGAGATCGGTGCGATCAGCCCCGAGGTCGCCCCGCTCGACGGGGAACCGGTGGTGGTCAAGCAGGTCCCCAACGCCTTCCACGACACCACCCTGGAGAAGGTGCTGCGCGACCTGGGCGCCGGCCCCGACCTGGTGCTGGCCGGGTTCATGACCAACATGTGCGTTCTGTTCACCGCCCAGGGCGCCTTCAACCTCGGCTACCGGCCGACCGTCGTCGCCGAGGCCAGCGCCACGCGGTCCCTCCCGGCACCCGACGGCAGGCCCGTGGCCGCCGACGCGCTGCACACCGCGGCGCTGACGACCATCGGCGACCTGTTCGGCACGGTCGCTCCCACGGTG
The sequence above is a segment of the Amycolatopsis viridis genome. Coding sequences within it:
- a CDS encoding GlxA family transcriptional regulator, translated to MHRVVALVRPVQSTFELGCASEVFGLVRRGIPQHYQFDVCTEHPGPVATTAGYAMHVSRGLSALEDADTVIIPGWSPVEAPLSGRVRRALLRAHARGARLVTICAGVFALARTGLLNGRSATTHWERADQLQREFPQIKVELDVLYVDHGDVATSAGAGAGVDLCLHLVRKDHGAEYAALIARHMVMPPHRDGGQAQFVPPAPPEDDLDGLLEWAGERLGTPLSVADLAAHLNVSPRTLARRFAEQLGTSPGAWLLSRRVAEARGLLEETELPVEAIAARVGLVSAVNLRRRFRAHVGTTPGAYRRAFRVAFRAAS
- a CDS encoding putative protein N(5)-glutamine methyltransferase; this translates as MSTDTETILAGRLRAAGCVFAEDEARLLLAAARTPAELEALTARRIDGEPLEQVLGWAAFRGLRVHVEPGVFVPRRRTELLVEQAARLAPARAVAVDLCCGSGAVGAALAAEADLAELHAADLDPAAVRCARHNIPGEVHEGDLFDALPAELRGRVDILVANAPYVPSDAVGLMPPEARLHEPRLALDGGADGLDLARRVMAGAPGWLAPGGWVLVETSERQAPALLRAASGAGLAAQVVSSAELDATAVVGRLVTRADRAG
- a CDS encoding LysR family transcriptional regulator, with product MELRQLEYFVTVAEEGNFTRAAERVHVAQPGVSAQVRRLERELGHELLDRSGRTVRLTEVGAAVLPYARAALAAVAGARLVADEFRGLVRGRIAFGMVTSHSFDVPGLLAAFHDAYPGVEITLVEARSEQLTGDVRGGRLDAAIASLATGEQPPGLNVLVLTDEAIVAAVGQDDEWAGRDSVPLEALRDRRLVSLPPGTGLRARLDEACAARGFAPRIGFEAGHPTVLGDLAARGLGVAILPASVPAGRSDLHAVAITDPPLRGSLALLWRADGPVSPAARVFLNHARARLR
- a CDS encoding FadR/GntR family transcriptional regulator, with the translated sequence MTELRRGPVVPQVAGLLRQRLRRGDWRPGDRLPNEVRLAAEFGVGRSSVREAVRLLVQDGLLDVRHGSGTFVATGEPPATRDVRQLVRRARLLEVYEVRRALEVEAARLAAQRVRPEDVARLREDLRKRQDERDSDPAVFVDADLAFHRAVVELSGNALLLTLFTAAEPVLREILTDLVRHETHLPDSSPAHADLLDALERRDPDAAVAATVANLDPVLCGVRTAVTLTPLGQPE
- a CDS encoding cupin domain-containing protein, coding for MHPEILDQEGYTSVSVSEAPVVDVFPGIRLRPLWKGVNGAHANILEMDAGSSWPRRDVHEPGPEEVYVVSGVFNDGARDYPAGTFLHAPAGTWHVPATSSGCTLFLFYPEG
- a CDS encoding winged helix-turn-helix transcriptional regulator is translated as MIDGSCQTFVSDCHVRTAIELIRHAWDSVILSALRMGPTRRNELLIRVAGVSDKVLTQALQRLEACGLVTKARNTERPAPQTGAIYQLTPLGESFANGPLAQLAQWAADNQAELTGPSTTP
- a CDS encoding dihydrodipicolinate synthase family protein, which encodes MFTGLSAFPLTPVTGDSLDTAAYERLVARLADAGVDSIGALGSTGASPYLTRQQRAEAAKIAVDAAAGTPVLAGIGALATRDVLALAEDAQNAGVAAVLLAPLSYQVLDDDEVYALYEEVTRELSVPLCVYDNPRTTHFRFSDELHGRIACLPGVASIKIPGVPADPAEATARIDRLRALIPDTVTIGVSGDALAATGLAAGCDAWYSAVAGLFPHIAQAIMRDPGESERLQPLWDVFARYGTIRVLAAAATRAGLTGNRVLPRPLRELDGDTLREVTATLAALGL
- a CDS encoding YybH family protein — translated: MIEKATKPEDLAVMFVERANARDAEALSELYAEDAVLAFPPGSQTVGRDAIRKVLEQMLEQAGEFVAEEPMPTVYHGDLALTSTRPADGTGGRVQVARRQPDGTWLRIIDRPEIRSPR
- a CDS encoding trimeric intracellular cation channel family protein — its product is MASGTAVETINQITRYLDLAGVFACAILGGAVARSERLDLFGFLVVGSVSGLGGGVIRDTLLQHGTPVALTDYAYLPTALAGALLSFVISISESAWDKLFTALDAAVIGFWAVTGAQKTLATGLGWLPAILLGTTTAVGGGALRDVLLRRVPAVFGGNALYGTVAAAVAATMVVCNYLGAPLVGLVAGIVGALLFRVAAVKFGWNLPNGLEWQPHSRLASAWRSRRRRRNARAGR
- a CDS encoding RNA polymerase sigma factor → MDETLLRSLTPGVLGILVRRGAEFAAAEDAVQDALVEALRVWPADPPRDPKGWLVTVAWRKFLDATRAEAARRRREEAVADEPVPDAVAVDDTLHLYFLCAHPSLTPSSAVALTLRAVGGLTTRQIAQAYLVPEATMAQRISRAKRTVSRVRFDQPGDVATVLRVLYLVFNEGYSGDVDLAAEAIRLTRQLAAVIDHPEVAGLLALMLLHHARRASRTAADGSLVPLAEQDRARWDTRLIAEGVEILQAALARDQLGEFQAQAAIAALHADAPTAAETDWVQIVEWYDELVRLTGSPVVRLNRAVAVGEADGARAGLAELAQLDPGLPRYPAVAAYLHERDGDLSRAAVLYAEAARQAPTLAERDHLVRQAARLNARG
- a CDS encoding DUF1990 family protein gives rise to the protein MPPEFTYAEVGGTRGALPAGYRHLRRHRVLGQGRDRFEEAAAALLHWEVQKRAGLRVDTAADTVTEGAVAHLRLGPRPLRMTAPVRVVYVLDEDRRRGFGYGTLPGHPESGEEAFVVELGLAGTVTFRITAFSRPASLLTRLAGPVAHLAEGVMTNRYLQAL
- a CDS encoding VOC family protein: MSGKIVHFEIPFDDGERARGFYREAFGWNVMVMPEMDYTIVTTGPTSEQGMPAEPGFINGGMFTRAESAPKNPVLTIDVPGIDAALEKIERLGGSKLVGRTEIPDMGYYAYFTDSEGNVLGLWENKPQS
- a CDS encoding NADPH-dependent F420 reductase, with translation MNVGILGTGNLAVTLGRAWALAGHSLLVTGRNPLHASEAAAQMGDAASAVDPVDFAGRADVVVAAIAWEGLEGAVSLVGGAQGSLAGKTVIDCTNAVDYATGELKPASGSAADLVARSAPGASVVKALHLFAGASWPYVGPKETAPVVAICGDAQSALDLAAALIGDLGGQTAVVGGLASARQLEEAAGFVMRVVAAGHNPRLAVPDVDPASLSAAGTTSN